One Kallotenue papyrolyticum genomic window carries:
- the chrA gene encoding chromate efflux transporter: MSGSDQSAHQAAAVGGQAAQTQDERLREVTLLALRLGFTAFGGPAAHIAMLRDEVVLRRRWLSDEHFLDLLGATNLIPGPNSTEMVMHVGQLRAGRRGLVLAGLGFILPAALIVLAFAWAYTRYGTTPTAAWLLYGVKPVIIAIVAQALWGLARVAIKGAAYAAVGGAAMALYLLGLHELLILFGGGLLVLAARTLWRRRAQLWSLVALPLTGVSAVAAPEVPVSLLRLFLVFLKVGAVLYGSGYVLLAFLRNDLVLRLGWLTDQQLLDAIAVGQFTPGPVFTTATFVGYLVAGWSGALVATVGIFLPAFIFVAALNPLIPRLRRSPVAGALLDGINVVSLGLMAAVLLELGRAALVDGLTVALALIAGVLLVRWKISSAWLVALGGLVGLLAWALSGQTRLF; the protein is encoded by the coding sequence ATGAGTGGTTCTGACCAATCCGCGCACCAGGCAGCAGCGGTGGGCGGGCAGGCGGCGCAGACGCAGGACGAGCGATTGCGCGAGGTGACGTTGCTGGCCTTGCGGCTGGGCTTTACGGCCTTTGGTGGGCCGGCAGCGCATATCGCCATGCTGCGCGATGAGGTGGTGCTGCGCCGCCGCTGGTTGAGCGATGAGCATTTTCTGGACCTGCTGGGCGCGACCAACCTGATCCCCGGTCCCAACTCGACCGAAATGGTGATGCACGTCGGCCAGCTGCGCGCCGGACGGCGCGGCCTGGTGCTGGCAGGGCTCGGTTTTATCCTGCCGGCGGCGCTGATTGTGCTGGCCTTTGCCTGGGCCTACACGCGCTACGGTACGACGCCAACCGCTGCGTGGTTGTTGTACGGTGTCAAGCCGGTGATCATCGCGATCGTGGCGCAGGCGTTGTGGGGGCTGGCGCGCGTGGCGATCAAGGGCGCCGCCTACGCCGCCGTGGGCGGGGCGGCCATGGCGCTCTATCTGTTGGGTCTGCACGAGTTGCTGATCCTGTTCGGCGGCGGCCTGCTGGTGCTGGCAGCACGCACCCTGTGGCGCCGTCGCGCGCAGCTCTGGTCGTTGGTCGCGCTGCCGCTCACGGGCGTGAGCGCCGTGGCCGCGCCGGAGGTGCCGGTTAGCCTGCTGCGCCTGTTTCTGGTCTTTCTCAAGGTTGGGGCGGTGCTCTACGGCAGCGGCTATGTGCTGCTGGCCTTTCTGCGCAACGACCTGGTGTTGCGCCTGGGCTGGCTGACCGATCAGCAACTGCTGGACGCGATCGCTGTCGGGCAGTTCACGCCCGGCCCGGTGTTTACCACCGCCACCTTTGTGGGCTACTTGGTGGCCGGCTGGAGCGGCGCGTTGGTGGCGACGGTCGGCATCTTTCTGCCGGCCTTCATCTTTGTGGCGGCGCTCAACCCGCTGATTCCGCGGCTGCGCCGGTCGCCGGTCGCCGGCGCGCTGCTGGATGGCATCAACGTCGTATCGCTGGGTCTGATGGCGGCGGTGCTGCTGGAGCTGGGCCGCGCCGCACTCGTGGATGGTCTGACCGTGGCGCTGGCGCTGATCGCCGGCGTGCTGCTGGTGCGTTGGAAGATCAGCTCCGCCTGGCTGGTGGCGCTGGGGGGCCTGGTTGGGTTGCTGGCTTGGGCGCTCTCCGGCCAGACGCGCCTGTTTTGA
- the purL gene encoding phosphoribosylformylglycinamidine synthase subunit PurL: MPIYLVAVRPRQPEDDRHLISAAHSTLGLQLHAAYTERRYLLAGALDGAAARRVADELLADPLLTTPLVFELDALQPTDPDAVWAIDIAYRPGVTDNEGESLRLGAARAGIAGLENVRTLRRVYLRGELSADAVEQLATTLLANDLVEAVLITLPEAIDASIAFYRKLIAPPPPQAARIASVPLRDADDAELLRISREGVLALDLDEMRAIQAYFRGLGRDPTDGELETLAQTWSEHCSHKTFKARILYSEQNGPHDADEQPHIPAEIDGLLKTLLIAETRRINPPWLVSAFVDNAGIIRVGDQLVSFKVETHNHPSALEPFGGANTGVGGVVRDILGVSAQPIANLDVLCFGPQDLPAAALPPGVLHPRRVAEGVVAGIRDYGNKLGIPTVAGAVIYDAGYTCNPLVFCGTVGLSGLDQHRTGAQPGDAVVVIGGRTGRDGIHGATFSSEELTHATAEVVGTAVQIGDPITEKRVIDVVLQARDRGLYRAITDCGAGGLSSAVGEMGERTGVRVELANVPLKYPGLQPWEVWLSEAQERMVLAVPPATLEAFLQLCREEEVEATVIGHFTADRRLTVTYQGQTLVDLEMAMLHEGRPQRLMRAVWTPPTIDEPPLHIDDTPLGLRLALHRLLSHPNIATKEPIVRSYDHLVQGRTVQGPLGGVNGDAPTDAAVIHLRHDRPEALAIGCGINPRYGLIDPYWMALAACDEAIRNVVAVGADPYATALLDNFCWGDPREPDRLAGLVRAAVACRDVAQFWSIPFISGKDSLNNEYRDADGRRVPIPPTLLISALGVIPDVTRVVTPALKRDGNLIYLLGRTRNELGGSHYLLLQERLGQRVPRVDLAQARRTFRALHAAIRAGLVQACHDLSEGGLAVAAAEMMIAGGLGLDLDLAMIVRDEDCDNDALLLFSETPSRFLVEVRPEDSAAFGALMEAVEASLIGFVTNEPILRVDGLAGVEVLRESLDDLRRSWRGSMAQLRASSTIAP; encoded by the coding sequence ATGCCGATCTATCTCGTCGCGGTACGTCCCCGGCAGCCGGAGGACGATCGTCACCTGATCAGCGCTGCTCATAGTACGCTGGGTCTGCAGCTCCACGCTGCGTACACCGAGCGGCGCTACCTGCTGGCCGGCGCGCTGGACGGCGCCGCCGCGCGCCGTGTCGCCGATGAGCTATTAGCCGATCCACTGTTGACTACGCCGCTGGTCTTTGAGCTCGATGCGTTGCAACCAACCGATCCGGACGCGGTGTGGGCTATCGATATCGCCTACCGTCCCGGCGTTACCGACAACGAGGGCGAGAGTCTGCGCCTGGGTGCTGCGCGCGCCGGCATTGCCGGCCTGGAGAACGTGCGCACCCTGCGGCGTGTCTACCTGCGCGGTGAGCTGAGCGCCGACGCGGTTGAGCAGTTGGCGACGACCCTGCTGGCCAACGATCTGGTCGAAGCGGTGCTGATCACGCTGCCGGAGGCGATCGATGCCAGCATCGCCTTCTACCGCAAGCTGATCGCTCCACCGCCCCCGCAAGCGGCGCGTATCGCCAGCGTGCCGCTGCGCGACGCCGACGACGCCGAGCTACTGCGCATCAGCCGCGAGGGGGTGCTGGCGCTCGATCTGGACGAGATGCGCGCGATTCAGGCCTACTTCCGCGGCTTGGGACGCGATCCCACCGATGGCGAGCTGGAAACGCTGGCGCAGACCTGGTCGGAGCACTGTTCGCACAAGACCTTTAAAGCGCGAATCCTCTACAGCGAACAGAACGGGCCGCACGACGCGGATGAGCAGCCGCACATCCCCGCTGAGATCGACGGCCTGCTCAAGACCTTGCTGATCGCCGAGACGCGCCGCATCAACCCGCCCTGGCTGGTCTCGGCCTTTGTGGATAACGCCGGCATCATCCGCGTCGGTGATCAGCTGGTCTCGTTCAAGGTCGAGACCCACAACCATCCCTCGGCGCTGGAACCCTTCGGTGGGGCTAACACCGGTGTTGGTGGCGTGGTGCGCGACATTCTGGGCGTCTCCGCGCAGCCGATCGCCAACCTGGACGTGCTGTGCTTCGGGCCGCAGGATCTGCCAGCGGCCGCGCTGCCACCGGGCGTGCTGCATCCGCGGCGCGTCGCCGAAGGCGTCGTTGCCGGCATTCGCGACTACGGCAACAAACTGGGTATCCCGACCGTGGCCGGCGCGGTGATCTACGACGCGGGCTACACCTGCAATCCGCTGGTCTTTTGCGGCACGGTCGGTCTGTCGGGGCTGGATCAGCACCGCACCGGCGCACAGCCCGGCGACGCGGTGGTGGTCATCGGCGGGCGTACGGGGCGCGACGGTATTCACGGCGCGACCTTCTCCAGCGAAGAGCTGACCCACGCCACGGCCGAAGTGGTCGGCACGGCGGTGCAGATCGGCGACCCGATCACCGAAAAGCGCGTGATCGACGTGGTGCTGCAGGCGCGCGACCGTGGCCTCTACCGCGCGATTACCGATTGCGGCGCGGGCGGGCTTTCGTCGGCAGTCGGCGAGATGGGCGAGCGCACCGGCGTACGTGTCGAGCTGGCCAACGTGCCGCTCAAGTATCCCGGCCTGCAACCCTGGGAGGTCTGGCTCAGCGAAGCGCAGGAGCGCATGGTGCTGGCCGTGCCGCCGGCCACCCTGGAGGCCTTTCTCCAGCTCTGCCGCGAAGAGGAGGTTGAAGCCACGGTGATCGGCCACTTCACCGCTGATCGCCGCCTCACGGTCACCTACCAGGGCCAGACCCTGGTCGATCTGGAGATGGCCATGCTCCACGAGGGCCGTCCGCAGCGCCTGATGCGCGCCGTCTGGACGCCGCCCACCATCGACGAGCCGCCGCTGCACATCGATGATACGCCGCTGGGCCTGCGCCTGGCGCTGCACCGCCTGCTCAGCCATCCCAACATCGCCACCAAAGAACCGATCGTCCGCAGTTACGATCACCTGGTGCAGGGACGCACCGTCCAGGGCCCCTTGGGCGGCGTCAACGGCGACGCGCCGACCGACGCCGCGGTGATCCACCTGCGCCACGATCGTCCCGAAGCGCTCGCGATTGGCTGCGGCATCAATCCGCGCTATGGGTTGATCGATCCCTACTGGATGGCGCTGGCGGCCTGCGACGAAGCGATCCGCAACGTGGTGGCCGTGGGCGCCGATCCCTACGCCACGGCCCTGCTGGACAACTTCTGCTGGGGCGATCCGCGCGAGCCCGACCGGCTGGCCGGCCTGGTGCGCGCCGCCGTGGCCTGCCGCGATGTGGCCCAGTTCTGGAGCATTCCCTTTATCTCCGGCAAGGATTCGCTCAACAACGAGTACCGCGATGCCGATGGTCGCCGCGTGCCGATCCCGCCCACGCTGCTGATCTCGGCGCTGGGCGTGATCCCCGATGTCACGCGCGTGGTGACGCCGGCGCTCAAGCGCGACGGCAACCTGATCTACTTGCTGGGACGCACGCGCAACGAGTTGGGCGGCTCGCACTACCTGTTGCTCCAGGAGCGCTTGGGTCAGCGTGTGCCACGGGTCGATCTGGCGCAGGCGCGGCGCACCTTCCGCGCATTGCACGCCGCCATACGCGCCGGCCTGGTGCAGGCCTGCCACGACCTGAGCGAGGGCGGTCTGGCGGTGGCGGCAGCCGAGATGATGATCGCCGGCGGCTTGGGCCTGGACCTCGATCTGGCAATGATCGTCCGCGACGAGGACTGCGACAACGATGCGCTGCTGCTCTTCAGCGAAACACCGTCGCGCTTTCTGGTCGAGGTGCGCCCGGAGGACAGCGCCGCGTTCGGCGCGTTGATGGAGGCGGTCGAGGCCAGCCTGATCGGCTTCGTCACCAACGAGCCGATTCTGCGCGTGGATGGCCTCGCCGGCGTGGAGGTGCTGCGCGAGTCGCTCGATGATCTGCGCCGCTCGTGGCGCGGCAGCATGGCTCAGTTGCGCGCATCGAGTACCATAGCGCCATGA
- a CDS encoding AAA family ATPase has translation MFQRLDQLRTGSLFIITGQAGAGKSHLAASARRGGTVWVLDTEGAAQNLLGKPGIHREIQAVQTLSLRQLLDAMREIKRVGRPGDTVILDSISKVLQAMRSYAQQRAGAETDRKAAISYDEHASVNRNMQAIYTGLTELKQAGFHVIIIGHLAKKYQANGNALADVGLRVLADEHINYEADAILLVERNGARRTVTPIIKPPRQSHLQLNQEYPATLATLYPDLAVEEAVEAKVTPFPGDEARANGTPKNARDAERRFFARYGELIGGTSWADVEAFLGYQADKPATVQEWIDLAAEVRARAGDAESAAA, from the coding sequence ATGTTTCAGCGCCTCGATCAACTACGCACCGGCTCCCTGTTCATCATCACCGGTCAGGCGGGTGCGGGTAAGTCGCACCTGGCAGCCAGCGCGCGGCGCGGCGGCACCGTCTGGGTTCTGGATACGGAAGGGGCGGCGCAGAACCTGCTCGGCAAGCCGGGCATTCACCGCGAGATCCAGGCGGTGCAGACGCTTTCGTTGCGCCAACTGCTGGATGCCATGCGCGAGATCAAGCGCGTCGGGCGTCCCGGCGACACTGTGATCCTGGATAGCATTTCCAAAGTCCTGCAGGCGATGCGCTCCTACGCACAGCAGCGCGCCGGCGCGGAGACCGATCGCAAAGCGGCCATCTCCTACGACGAGCATGCTTCGGTGAACCGCAACATGCAGGCGATCTACACCGGGCTGACCGAGCTGAAGCAGGCCGGCTTCCATGTGATCATCATCGGACACCTGGCCAAAAAATACCAGGCCAACGGCAACGCGTTGGCCGACGTGGGCTTGCGCGTCCTGGCCGACGAGCACATCAACTACGAGGCCGACGCCATTCTGCTGGTCGAGCGCAATGGTGCGCGGCGCACGGTCACGCCGATCATCAAGCCGCCGCGCCAGAGCCACCTGCAACTCAACCAGGAGTACCCCGCTACGCTGGCGACGCTCTACCCCGACCTGGCGGTAGAAGAAGCGGTTGAGGCCAAGGTCACGCCCTTCCCCGGCGACGAGGCGCGCGCCAACGGCACGCCCAAAAACGCGCGCGACGCCGAACGGCGCTTCTTTGCCCGCTATGGCGAGCTGATCGGCGGCACAAGCTGGGCGGATGTCGAGGCGTTTCTCGGCTATCAGGCCGACAAGCCGGCCACGGTACAGGAGTGGATCGACCTGGCTGCCGAGGTGCGCGCGCGCGCCGGCGACGCCGAGAGCGCCGCGGCGTGA
- the solA gene encoding N-methyl-L-tryptophan oxidase: MPTYDVIVLGLGGMGSAAAYHLAARGRRVLGLEQFTPAHDRGSSHGQTRIIREAYAEGPAYVPLVRRAYELWQALERTTDTPLLQITGGLMIGHPDTAFLQGVQASVQRHHLPHEVLSAEDLRRRYPVLRPLPDEIAIWEPRAGFLRPEACIQAHLAAAQRHGAALHFEEPVQRWRATDAGVEVVTARGRYQAERLVITAGAWLGALVAELAPHLRVERQPVFWFAPTELIEAWEPERFPIWIWQRRDQPTLYGFPRIDGLVKAGIHHTGQWTTADSVERAVAPAEGDELRRLLAARFRGLDTPPARAGVCLYTNSPDEHFIIDRHPAHAQVVVAAACSGHGFKFCSVVGELLADLTTDASAQPLDLFRWERLRGKAHRA; encoded by the coding sequence ATGCCAACCTACGATGTGATCGTGCTGGGCCTGGGCGGCATGGGCAGCGCGGCGGCCTACCATCTGGCGGCGCGCGGTCGGCGCGTGCTGGGCCTGGAACAGTTCACGCCCGCGCATGATCGCGGCTCGTCGCACGGCCAGACGCGCATCATCCGCGAAGCCTATGCCGAGGGTCCGGCCTATGTGCCGCTGGTGCGGCGCGCCTACGAGCTGTGGCAGGCGCTGGAACGTACTACCGACACGCCGCTGTTGCAGATCACCGGCGGCTTGATGATCGGCCATCCTGACACGGCCTTTCTGCAGGGCGTGCAGGCCAGCGTGCAGCGCCATCACCTGCCGCACGAGGTGCTGAGCGCCGAGGATCTACGGCGGCGCTATCCGGTGCTGCGGCCCCTGCCCGACGAGATCGCTATCTGGGAGCCGCGTGCCGGTTTTCTGCGACCGGAGGCTTGCATTCAGGCGCATCTTGCGGCAGCGCAACGCCATGGTGCCGCGCTGCACTTCGAGGAGCCGGTGCAGCGCTGGCGCGCAACGGATGCCGGTGTAGAGGTTGTCACCGCGCGCGGGCGCTACCAAGCCGAGCGCCTGGTGATCACCGCGGGCGCGTGGCTCGGCGCGCTGGTCGCCGAGCTGGCGCCGCACCTGCGCGTCGAGCGCCAGCCGGTCTTCTGGTTCGCGCCCACCGAGCTGATCGAGGCCTGGGAGCCTGAGCGCTTTCCGATCTGGATCTGGCAGCGCCGTGATCAGCCGACGCTCTACGGCTTTCCGCGCATCGATGGGTTGGTCAAGGCCGGCATCCACCATACCGGCCAGTGGACCACCGCCGACAGTGTCGAGCGCGCGGTCGCGCCCGCCGAGGGCGACGAGCTGCGGCGTTTGTTGGCGGCGCGCTTCCGCGGCCTAGATACGCCGCCGGCGCGCGCCGGCGTGTGTCTCTACACCAACTCGCCCGACGAGCACTTCATCATCGACCGCCACCCGGCGCACGCGCAGGTGGTCGTAGCCGCCGCCTGCTCCGGTCATGGCTTCAAGTTCTGCAGCGTGGTGGGCGAGCTGCTGGCCGATCTGACCACGGATGCGTCGGCACAGCCGCTCGATCTCTTCCGCTGGGAGCGGCTGCGCGGTAAGGCGCACCGGGCATGA
- a CDS encoding DUF1444 family protein, whose translation MSQDAIILSPYEFTQAAAHLLATQGEVEIVDLGELTLELRVSGRDVAAELHNFYALYRHAPEQLPAIWDALRAAVLELPPDRSEDDPETLLERVMPMLKPLALLQAVRERRLPLLAYRPLVGQLMLAYVIDEGRSVAYINEDHLRTWRVDEALLHRRALANLRRRPWRPQPGRLGSGAQSLLIFNSGDGYDATRVILPELFSEFAASIPGRLVLGVPNRDFLIAFSDADPEIVERIRAQIARDQRAQQYPLSDELLTYRAGRLELYDPPAAE comes from the coding sequence ATGAGCCAGGACGCGATCATTCTGTCGCCCTATGAATTCACCCAGGCGGCCGCCCACCTGCTGGCCACCCAGGGCGAGGTCGAGATCGTCGACCTGGGCGAGCTGACCCTGGAGCTGCGCGTCAGTGGGCGGGATGTGGCCGCCGAGCTGCACAACTTCTACGCGCTCTACCGGCACGCGCCCGAGCAGTTGCCGGCAATCTGGGATGCGTTGCGGGCGGCGGTGCTTGAGCTGCCGCCCGACCGCTCCGAAGACGATCCGGAGACGCTGCTGGAGCGGGTCATGCCCATGCTCAAGCCGCTGGCGCTGCTGCAGGCCGTGCGCGAGCGCCGCTTGCCGCTGCTGGCCTACCGCCCGCTGGTGGGTCAGCTCATGCTGGCTTACGTGATCGACGAAGGCCGCAGCGTCGCCTATATCAACGAAGATCACCTGCGCACATGGCGCGTTGACGAAGCGCTGCTGCACCGGCGGGCGCTGGCCAACCTGCGGCGGCGGCCCTGGCGCCCGCAGCCGGGGCGCTTGGGCAGTGGCGCGCAATCCCTGTTGATCTTCAACAGCGGCGATGGCTACGATGCCACGCGCGTCATCCTTCCCGAGTTGTTCAGCGAATTTGCCGCGAGCATTCCCGGCCGGCTCGTGCTGGGCGTGCCCAACCGCGATTTTCTGATCGCCTTTTCGGATGCCGATCCGGAGATCGTCGAGCGCATCCGCGCGCAGATCGCGCGCGACCAGCGTGCGCAGCAGTATCCGCTCTCGGATGAGCTGCTGACCTACCGTGCCGGTCGCCTAGAGCTGTACGATCCGCCGGCAGCCGAGTGA
- a CDS encoding C39 family peptidase translates to MRRLTVIAPVMALIGLSLAATLWIRPVRALVKSIVRPEPPAQITPLAITLPATPTAAPIASATPPATRTPRPQPTRAVHPGATPIPTATPAPTPTRGPVEVGGRRYDAYIPAATKPGQFFQYSCEFDAAWVILTTYGFQVGSDELINSVAHDRSIEPYMTETSRGFVIHGGDITRAFAGDYTKNYLARGTSGAFRPLFERYGLRTTPVHDRAALEAALRRGELVWLKTTVDFKPWRPATWVMPDGRTFQTVLGNDHAVVAMGFSERGVVIRDVLGPTSTNRQRPYEYEVPWEVFMAAWGAQSYDGLAVAPPAPDP, encoded by the coding sequence GTGCGACGCTTGACGGTGATCGCACCGGTCATGGCGCTGATCGGTCTGAGCCTGGCGGCCACGCTGTGGATCCGTCCGGTGCGCGCGCTGGTGAAGAGCATCGTCCGGCCCGAACCGCCCGCGCAGATCACGCCGCTGGCGATCACCCTGCCGGCTACGCCCACCGCTGCACCGATCGCCAGCGCCACCCCGCCGGCGACCAGGACGCCACGTCCGCAACCGACGCGCGCCGTCCACCCCGGCGCGACGCCCATCCCGACCGCCACGCCTGCGCCCACGCCTACGCGCGGGCCGGTCGAGGTCGGTGGCCGACGCTATGACGCCTACATTCCGGCGGCCACCAAGCCAGGACAGTTCTTTCAGTACTCGTGTGAGTTCGATGCGGCCTGGGTGATCCTGACCACGTATGGCTTTCAGGTCGGCAGCGATGAGCTGATCAATAGCGTCGCGCACGACCGCAGCATCGAGCCCTACATGACCGAAACCAGCCGGGGCTTTGTGATCCACGGCGGCGACATCACGCGCGCCTTCGCGGGCGACTACACCAAGAACTACCTGGCGCGCGGCACCAGCGGCGCCTTCCGCCCGTTGTTCGAACGCTACGGCCTGCGCACCACGCCGGTGCATGATCGCGCTGCGCTGGAAGCCGCGCTGCGCCGCGGCGAGCTGGTCTGGCTCAAAACCACCGTCGATTTCAAGCCCTGGCGCCCGGCCACCTGGGTCATGCCCGACGGCCGCACCTTCCAGACGGTGCTGGGCAACGATCACGCGGTGGTGGCGATGGGCTTCAGCGAACGGGGCGTGGTGATCCGTGACGTGCTCGGCCCCACCAGCACCAACCGGCAGCGACCCTATGAGTACGAGGTGCCCTGGGAGGTCTTCATGGCCGCCTGGGGCGCGCAATCCTACGATGGTCTGGCGGTCGCGCCGCCCGCTCCCGACCCATGA
- a CDS encoding helicase-associated domain-containing protein yields MRAEDILAAYSLNSLRTMARLRAITPPSRRPELLAALAERLFDPDALRTLLARLAPSELATLRVVIDAGGRLARHALAQALLEQGLIDDLGTGRPRETVDRIPSTTRHFDELCARLTAYALLFSEPEQIGPVAAPLDLTPGAMLFVPGPIQDALRQAQAAPPQPSAGRLIVQPSFTLLLLPPLDEPTLARLRAFAEPVRIAEAAEFRLTQATAYAAAQRGESPATIMAFLEQRSGAPLPQNVRYTLGAWERAFTQIRLHTQALVVDGPPALLDRLAADALLAPLVLRRLAPGRLLLRDAAMVRQRLAELDEIPVLQRYDVVGAPVCQIDAEGLLTPRSDDLLLPLRLQRVAEPLADGRYRLTPQRVRAAVAAAPDGLTGVLKSLRALAGELPEALVARLRLWALPPDAVRLEQLLLLDLPPDVLSELRADPALAALLIDEYQPRGVALRVAPEQREQLLAALAARGIMPVNASVREASPAGAPPTSAMSTTEAFGSSTT; encoded by the coding sequence ATGCGTGCTGAAGATATTCTGGCGGCCTACAGCTTGAACAGTCTGCGGACCATGGCGCGCCTGCGCGCCATCACGCCGCCGTCCCGCCGCCCTGAGCTGCTGGCTGCGCTGGCGGAGCGCCTGTTCGATCCCGATGCTCTGCGGACGTTGCTGGCGCGCCTCGCGCCAAGCGAGCTGGCCACCTTGCGCGTAGTGATCGACGCCGGTGGTCGCCTGGCGCGCCACGCGCTGGCGCAGGCGCTGCTGGAGCAGGGTCTGATCGACGATCTCGGCACGGGCCGCCCCCGCGAGACGGTCGATCGCATTCCGTCCACAACCCGCCATTTTGATGAACTCTGCGCGCGACTGACGGCCTACGCGCTGCTCTTCTCGGAGCCGGAGCAGATCGGGCCGGTCGCCGCGCCGCTCGATCTGACGCCGGGCGCGATGCTGTTCGTGCCGGGGCCGATCCAGGATGCGCTGCGCCAGGCCCAGGCCGCGCCGCCGCAGCCCAGCGCAGGCCGATTGATCGTGCAACCGTCGTTCACGCTGCTGTTGCTGCCGCCACTGGATGAGCCAACCCTTGCACGCCTGCGCGCTTTTGCCGAGCCGGTGCGCATTGCCGAGGCGGCGGAATTTCGTCTGACGCAGGCGACCGCCTATGCCGCGGCGCAGCGTGGCGAGTCCCCGGCAACGATCATGGCCTTCCTGGAGCAGCGCTCTGGCGCTCCGCTGCCACAGAATGTGCGCTACACGCTGGGGGCCTGGGAGCGCGCTTTCACGCAGATCCGCTTGCACACCCAGGCGCTGGTGGTGGATGGGCCGCCCGCGTTGCTCGACCGTCTGGCCGCCGATGCGCTGCTGGCGCCGTTGGTGCTGCGCCGGCTCGCTCCCGGGCGCTTGCTGCTGCGCGATGCAGCCATGGTTCGCCAGCGACTTGCCGAGCTGGATGAAATTCCGGTATTGCAGCGCTACGATGTCGTGGGCGCGCCGGTATGCCAGATCGATGCTGAAGGCCTGCTGACGCCACGCAGCGACGATCTGCTGCTGCCGTTGCGGCTGCAACGCGTCGCCGAGCCGCTGGCCGATGGTCGCTACCGCCTCACGCCGCAACGTGTCCGCGCAGCGGTTGCCGCCGCGCCGGATGGGTTGACCGGCGTGCTCAAAAGCCTGCGCGCCCTGGCCGGCGAGCTGCCGGAGGCGCTGGTCGCGCGGCTGCGCCTGTGGGCGCTGCCTCCGGATGCGGTCCGCCTGGAACAGCTGCTGTTGCTTGATCTACCGCCGGATGTGCTGAGCGAGTTGCGCGCCGATCCGGCGTTGGCGGCGTTGCTGATCGACGAGTACCAGCCGCGGGGCGTGGCCTTGCGCGTCGCACCAGAGCAGCGCGAGCAGTTGTTGGCCGCCCTGGCCGCGCGCGGCATCATGCCCGTAAACGCATCCGTGCGCGAAGCGTCCCCAGCCGGTGCGCCGCCTACGTCGGCTATGAGTACGACCGAAGCATTCGGATCGTCGACGACCTGA